The genomic segment GCATCCATAAAAAATGAGGAAATGGTAATACCAGTTTTACGCGTTTTACGGTATTGTTTTTTGCTTCTTCCATATTTCTTTAGTATAATGTAACTATTATCCACAGCAGTATGGGCGGCAGCCTGTCATGCAAGCAGCTAATACAAAAACTATTGCCAGTACAACAAGGATGGTTGATTTACTTTTTTTGATTTTCCATTACTAATTTCGTTTTTAGTTAAATAAAGACAGATTGTGTCGATTCTACGATTGATTTCTTTTGTTTACAACTATTATCGGGTCATTTTATGGGGTGCTTAATAGTCACCGTCACTTGTTCTGCCTTGTTGGACGGATTATATAGCAGATGGCTACACGAACCCATACATACCACATATCCACATAGCAGAATCCATACTGTGATAACTGTTATTTTGCTTTTTTTCTGTTTCATGTTTATCAATGATTAAAGAATAAACCTTTCAGGATTTGCTGGAACATCCCACCAAAATCAGCGTTTATTTCGCTGCCGTTATGCTTATACGACGGACGTATTATCGGCACAGTCCATTGCTGGTGGAACAAGTTGTTGCCATAACACCTCATGCCCATATCCATTGTCCATCGTTCTGCCAAATCAAAAGACAGATAACCACCATAATGATAGCCGTCTAAATACCTCTTCGGCTTCATATCCAACATGTATGTGCGATAATATGTACCAAAGAGATGAAGCGATGTTTTGGGATAGAATTGATAGGAAACATCGGTTCCAATCCCGAATGTATTGCTACTCGAACGAGGAATACTCAGTTTGTGCGCATAGAGGCTTATGCCAAATTCCCATCTGTAGTTTGGAGAATACGCCGTTTTAACTTCAGCGTAATTCGATACGCCAACTCCTATGATGTTTTCTTGTCTGCCACGTCCCCAAACATCTATCTTGTCAAACCGATGAATAATCCCACCAACGCTATATTCGCCTTTATGTAAGGATGAATGACCAACAGGAAAATTCAATGTGCAATCAGGGTGAAAATTCAAAAGCATTTCAGGCTTCTTGGAAATGATATCAAAATGTGAAGACAGAAATGACTTTCCATATTCAAAAGACGGCAGTTTGGTTGTATCTATGCCCAATACAATCCGTTTTGTATGGTCAGGGGACAGCATAGGGTTTTCTTGCCCGTATAATCGGGAGCAAATGGACAACATAGCCATGATAATGAGAACCACACTATATGCCGTCAGATTAATACCGCAAATTTTCAATTTCTGTTTCCACATAACGGTTCTTATAGTATAAACTTATACCCTTTTTCAGAATATATAAGCGCAGGATGCCACAAATGTCCTGTTCTTACTGTCCACACCACTCTTGTTTATATTCTTCATCCCCCAATCATAGCCAATGGAAAACTGGACATGGCGGGCAATCTCAGTTCCGGCACGGAATCCCATCCCCCAATCGAAGCGATTGAGCATCTTGTCACTGAACACATTGCCTGCCATCTCTTTTGTCGTGGCAGTTCCCTTATCGGGAGTGATGGTCTCTTTTGCTTTACCAAACAGGCCGATGTTAAAATATGGTCCGGCATTGATGAACAAACTGACGTTCCGTCCTACGGAAAACTTGTAACCGATATGGACAGGAATATTCAGGTAGTAAGGGATACATTTATTGTCCCAACTAAAACCCGATGACGGCTTGTCCGTTTTTTCTCCTACAGAGGAGTTATAGTTACCGTCGTAATAGTATCCCGGACTCTTCCAGCCATGTGAAGAGAGCATCAATCCAAAGTCCATGTAAAGGCCTTTTGTCACTATAGGAAGCCCAAGCTCTCCCTTTACACCGACATGAAAACCGGACTGAGATTTGTAACCACTTGGAGAACTGAGGTTGTAACCTCCTGTCACCCCCACTCTGAAATCTTGCGCTTTCGTCGCCATGCAGAATGGCAGGGCGAGAAGCAATGTCAATAGAATTTTCTTCATACTGAAATTAATTATTTATGACGCAAAATTATCCGTAGTCATTTAGTCGTAATAGCGGAATCGGAATGAAACGGAAGAATCTGTGTCCGAACCGACTGAATCGACCATCCAAATTTTCCAAAGGCCGAACTTCCAGAATTGTCACTTCAATGGATATAGGAGGTAGCATACTGCCCGTTTCAACATTCATTTTCATCACTTCAAGGGTAATTTTATCCGTTTCAGTCGGTTTTATTCTATCAACTAAAGATGTAAAGCCCTATCTTTGCGGAATATGAAGTAACTTTGTATCCGATATGACCAACGAGAATATGATAATAATGAATTGGAAGAACGGTCTGTTGTTATCGACCGTTTCCTATATGCTCTACCTCATTCTGTGGTTTATACTCGATAATGAAACCGCCGGCCAATTGCCAGAGATGACGGTAGCCGATTATATCATTGATTATCTGTTTTGTATGCTGTTTACCTACATCTCTTTAGGATTTTCCTTTTTGGTCTTTAGGATATTGCCATTTAGGACATCTTATATGTGGGTGATTGTCTATGCTTCCTGCCTTTTTACCCTGAACAACGTTGTCGCATTCGGCATGATTTCTTTGTTCAACTTCTTATGGGGTGAAAACGGCAATGGGCTTCTTGACGAACTTATCAACATGAAAGGCGCATATACTTTTGCCATGATATCCACATTCTTGTCAAGCATCTATGCCAACACGTTCTATCTTCAGTCGTACATCAAGGCACGCGATGAGAAACAGACACTTGAAATGGCATTGATGAAAGAAAAGGAGATAGCCTTGCAGTCACAGCTCAATTCTCTTAAACTGCAAATCAATCCGCATTTCATGTTCAACAACTTCAACAACCTGCTGGAACTGATTGAAGAAGATACCGGACTTGCCGGAAAATTCCTAAGCCATCTGTTGAAAGTGTATAGATACATCATTACCAATCTGGACAGGAATCTGATACCTGTCGCGGACGAAATCAAGTTTCTTGATTCATATTTGTACTTGATGAAAGTGCGCCACGACGAAGGTGTCATTGCAAAAGTAAGTCCGGGCGTCAGACAATGCAAAGGTTTTCTTCCTCCGGCTGTATTGCAGCTTCTTGTGGAAAACGCAATAAAACATAACAGCTTTTCATCTGAACATCCGTTGGTCATCGACATAAAGCTGTCCGATGATTACATAACTGTCTGCAACCTTAAGCTACCTTTGATATCCCCAATCGAATCAACTGGTTTAGGACTTAAAAATATCACAGAACGATATGTTTTGCTTTGTGATAAAAAGGTCAAGATAGAGAATGCCGAAAACTTCTATTCGGTAAGTCTGCCCATTATAAAAAACATCATTCCTTATGAAAATACTGATTCTTGAAGACGAACAGCGTAATGCCAAACGCCTCATAAGACTACTGAACGACATTGACAGAACATTTGTTATCGAAGGTCCGCTTGCCAGCATCAGAGAGACAGTCGAATTCTTTCAATCCGGTAAAAACACAGACCTCATCCTTGCGGATATCCGTCTGACTGACGGTCTGAGTTTCGAAGCTCTCAAATATGCCCCGGCAACCGTACCCATCATATTTACCACCGCATACGATGAATATGCGGTACAGGCATTCAAGTTCAACAGTTTCGACTATCTTCTGAAACCATTGGACTCTGATGAACTTGAAGCGGCCATTGACAAGGCGGCCAAAACCGGTAAGAATTATACCGACGAAAACCTGCAACAGCTTTTTGATGCCTTACAGAAAAACCGATTCCGCTATCGGGAGCGTTTCCTGCTTCCTTACCGTGACGGATATAAGACCGTACGCGTTTCGGACATCAACCACATCGAAACAGAAAACAAGATTGTATATCTCCGTCTTAACAACGGCACTTCCGAAGTGGTCAATGTGTCAATGGATGAACTTGAACACCAACTGAATCCCGACTATTTCTTCCGGGCAAACCGCCAATATATTATCAATGTAGAGCACGTTTTGTTCCTCGGTAATTATTTTGGAGGAAAGTTGATTATCCGTTTGAAAGGTTATCCGAAGACGGAAATACAAGTGAGTAAGGAAAAGGCGCAGAGGCTTAAGGAATGGATTGACAGATAATTATTAACATGTGCG from the Bacteroides eggerthii genome contains:
- a CDS encoding LytR/AlgR family response regulator transcription factor yields the protein MKILILEDEQRNAKRLIRLLNDIDRTFVIEGPLASIRETVEFFQSGKNTDLILADIRLTDGLSFEALKYAPATVPIIFTTAYDEYAVQAFKFNSFDYLLKPLDSDELEAAIDKAAKTGKNYTDENLQQLFDALQKNRFRYRERFLLPYRDGYKTVRVSDINHIETENKIVYLRLNNGTSEVVNVSMDELEHQLNPDYFFRANRQYIINVEHVLFLGNYFGGKLIIRLKGYPKTEIQVSKEKAQRLKEWIDR
- a CDS encoding sensor histidine kinase translates to MTNENMIIMNWKNGLLLSTVSYMLYLILWFILDNETAGQLPEMTVADYIIDYLFCMLFTYISLGFSFLVFRILPFRTSYMWVIVYASCLFTLNNVVAFGMISLFNFLWGENGNGLLDELINMKGAYTFAMISTFLSSIYANTFYLQSYIKARDEKQTLEMALMKEKEIALQSQLNSLKLQINPHFMFNNFNNLLELIEEDTGLAGKFLSHLLKVYRYIITNLDRNLIPVADEIKFLDSYLYLMKVRHDEGVIAKVSPGVRQCKGFLPPAVLQLLVENAIKHNSFSSEHPLVIDIKLSDDYITVCNLKLPLISPIESTGLGLKNITERYVLLCDKKVKIENAENFYSVSLPIIKNIIPYENTDS
- a CDS encoding porin family protein; translation: MKKILLTLLLALPFCMATKAQDFRVGVTGGYNLSSPSGYKSQSGFHVGVKGELGLPIVTKGLYMDFGLMLSSHGWKSPGYYYDGNYNSSVGEKTDKPSSGFSWDNKCIPYYLNIPVHIGYKFSVGRNVSLFINAGPYFNIGLFGKAKETITPDKGTATTKEMAGNVFSDKMLNRFDWGMGFRAGTEIARHVQFSIGYDWGMKNINKSGVDSKNRTFVASCAYIF